GATGGCGAGGGCGACCGACAGCTCCCCCTGGTGAGGTAATTTCTCCCATCCCCTTCCTCCCTCTGGTGGCCTGCTGCTGCTCCTAAGAAAATGGTCACCTGAATTTTAGGCGAAAACAACTCCTCTGAACCAAAGTATTTTCCTATGCCTGACTAGCGATTCAGAAAATAGTAACTGTATATATTCATGGTTAATTGATGACTACCAGAAGGTAGTTGCCTCTGATTTCTTTTACCTCCTTTGTGCTGATGGTAGTTGCTTCCTGCATATATCGATCATCATATTCGTCTTGTGGATATAATTAGTTTCCCATATGGAATTCATTTTCTTTTATCGAGTTAATGAATGTGTTCTTCAGGGTTGTCTGCCCTTGTGTCCCCAAATCATACCTACATGCATATGCGGAACAATGTTTACTAATTCGAGGACGACCACAATGAGGCTCTCCTACCCAACCCTCTCTCGAGCAAATTGACGTTGTTTTCCTTTTTGGGGGATAATTTTCCGTGCTGATTTCGATTTGCAGAATTGATAGTTGGGTTTTTCTTGCATCTTGATATTTGGTGTTTAGGAAGCTATGCAAGCAAGAGCTGCACTTGTGCAATTTCAAGGCATTTCTCTTCTTCACCAGATATAAATTGTGTTCGGGAATAAGAGTGCAGGCTATAGAACTATGACAGTGCAGTAGggttttttttcgaaaagggggatctccccggcctctgcatcagaacgatgcatacggccatcttattaaccaaATAACAAAAGGTGCCAACAAGGTTCCACAGTCTCCAGCCAAACAAAAAGCAAAGGATAAATGCAGCTCACACAGAGCGACAGACGGCTAGATACACAAACTAGCCCGAAAAAGatgccacaaccggctggctaaaAATAGATAGggaaactaattgcctatccaattacatgaccgccatccaaaccggttgaagatatcccgagctaccatctcccaacggatagatccagtaaccaaatgctccctggcctccatcggagtgagtagcgaccacgaacggATCAGTGTCGTAGCtcggaaaataacctgcaaaaaatgaatccgtgatgttctgttaaaaaccaaatcatttctgcagtaGGTAGAATGCTTATTTGTACATGGGTTGATATGTTTAGAATTTTTCCTTTTACTATGTTTCTGTTGTAACTAAAGAGTGAAGTATCTTCCTGTACATACAATATATTCTATTGCTAAGTATTGTGGTTGACATGGAACCATTGACTTAAACCTGTGTATCTAGGAAGATGGTTGTAGTGTTGTGCTTAGACCAAAACCGCCTTACTTCTAGACTCCAAGCAATGCTAGTGTAGAATTAGTTCCTCCCAAATATTATTAGTTTTTTTGGATTGTGGTGGTTTCTTCCCTGTTCTTCCTCcctttctttttttcctttttaatAAATGTTCCTGCCTTCTATCAAATTATCTCATTTACTGTAGACATTGCGTTCTTGTTGAGAATGATAGGTTTTGCTGATTTGACATCAAAATTTTGCTTACTATTTCAGTATCCATGCCTTTTGTTGTAGCGTCAGTAGATCTTCTCTTCTCTCCATGTTTACTGTGAGATGATATATCTATTTCTATAGCATACATGTTTGACTAAAGAATGGTTGTCTTTGCTGAAACAAAGTTGTAAAGAGATCGCATCGAGTTGAGTACAGGATTTAGAGTGATAAAGGTCTCTGATGATTCGATTGCAGTGCAGTACAAATCATCTGGTGGAGAATCGTTGGTGCCATATGGGATGGTCGTTAACATCTTATCGAACTATCGGGGTTCCTCTATTTTTGGATGCAGGATCGGAGGATGAACCCATCGTACTCGCAGCACGCGTCGCTGGTGTACACGCCGGTGCCGATCAAGAAGGTGACACTCTTCTTTCTTCATTTTGGCACTTAGCTTCTTGGACGTGGGGATTTGTTGCATTAATTATAGTGATGGTTGATGATGTTTTAGTTTCCCTGTATGCTTTTTAAAATTGTGACCCGCGAGTGGTTCAAATGTTGTGGTTCAGTAGATAGGTTTTGCGATTTTACAACACCCTAGCTATCTGCCGCTGCGTCCAACAACCATCTTCTAATCTCCCTATTTCATGCCATTGTTGGTACCTTGCAGATTTTGTATGCTCCAGGAGGAGCAGGTGGTGTACGAGGCAGCCAGGTAAATCAGTTGCATCCACTCACTGTTATGGTAGTGGTATCAATCCAATTATCTGGAGTTCGTCTTACACCTAGCTGACTTTGGTCTGATTGTTTTCAAATGGATAGTTGCAATGGAGGAGGACGAGATCCACGAGGAGGGCTTCCTGGAGATATCACAACATCTCCAAATGTTACAACAAGGAGAAGAAAAGGCAAGATGTTTAAGGCTGGTGCACCCTGTTTAAATGAAGTAAGCTATGTATGTAGGAATGAGTACTGCAGATCTGAGACACCAAAGTACCAAACACTTGATAATTCAAGCGCAGTATTACTACCTGAAAGATTGGCATTGGGTAGTCAGTTTAGTGGTGAAGAATTAACATATAATTATAGTTTTTCTTATTTGAGTACAACAAAAGTAGTTTCTTCTTTTGGGGAAAGAGGTCAAAACTGGCTCCAGATTATTAATAAGGTCCATGTTGTATAAAGAAATATTTTATCTTAGGAAGATGTATACTAGACAAATGTAACTTATTCCATACATGACTATTTTCCATTTTGGTAATAAAACAATTGTTCACAGATGCTTGTCACTGTCACATTTTCTTCACATGTTTTCCATCACCACCCCTATTAAGTATATGCCTACTCCCATCAAACCATCATTCTCCTTACTTTGCCTGGTTTAGTGGTTTTACAGTTTTGCGATGAACAATATGAGAAAGCTGCTGCTGGAGGTGGTGGATTCGAGGGCGGTTTTGAAAATCCTATTGAGGATATTTTCGGTTCTCTTATGACTGTATAGGCAGAATGAATGACAAGAGGTGAATGGTATATTGGTATTGTACAGAGTCTTCAATCCAAAGGTATAAACATAATGCAGTGCCATAAAAATTTCTACTTGCTATAATGCAGTTTCGACTATGTCAAAAAGGTGCGGGTGCACATCATTTACATTGGTCTATCATACAAAAATGCAGGGTAATGCTTGCTGGATATAGGGACTGCTGCAACCTACATGTATTACAACACAAGAATACTATACAACTTATCTGGTTTACAACATATCTATCATTATGAAATTATAGTAATACTATACGTCTTATCCGTCAGTCGCTCTTCCTAATCCAAAGGAACTTCTGGCCCGGAATCCAATTAAAACTAAATAATAATAAAATTTCAGAAAAATTTTGTTGTGTATGCATGGAAATATTCTATGGATCTCCAAATGTTCAGTGGTAAAATCTTGCAAGATGAAGAAGGTAG
This genomic interval from Triticum urartu cultivar G1812 unplaced genomic scaffold, Tu2.1 TuUngrouped_contig_7147, whole genome shotgun sequence contains the following:
- the LOC125531460 gene encoding uncharacterized protein LOC125531460 isoform X1, encoding MRWRGRPTAPPGSEDEPIVLAARVAGVHAGADQEDFVCSRRSRWCTRQPVAMEEDEIHEEGFLEISQHLQMLQQGEEKFCDEQYEKAAAGGGGFEGGFENPIEDIFGSLMTV
- the LOC125531460 gene encoding uncharacterized protein LOC125531460 isoform X2; amino-acid sequence: MRWRGRPTAPPGEDRRMNPSYSQHASLVYTPVPIKKILYAPGGAGGVRGSQLQWRRTRSTRRASWRYHNISKCYNKEKKSFAMNNMRKLLLEVVDSRAVLKILLRIFSVLL
- the LOC125531460 gene encoding uncharacterized protein LOC125531460 isoform X3, translating into MNPSYSQHASLVYTPVPIKKILYAPGGAGGVRGSQLQWRRTRSTRRASWRYHNISKCYNKEKKSFAMNNMRKLLLEVVDSRAVLKILLRIFSVLL